One segment of Zonotrichia albicollis isolate bZonAlb1 chromosome 4, bZonAlb1.hap1, whole genome shotgun sequence DNA contains the following:
- the FGF23 gene encoding fibroblast growth factor 23, with amino-acid sequence MERRAIPQGIPCSSLLLLLCSLKVSLAFPNSSPLLSASWGSGDHLMHLYTDTERSSFHLQINADGYVDGAPHQTIYSALMIRSEGAGSVIITGVKSGRYLCMDTKGNIFGSHYFSQEDCVFNHRTLENGYDVYQSPKHRFLVSLGRVKQAFSPGMNPPPYSQFLSRKNEIPLFRFNTPEPHRHTRSADVDPVDPHQILVPQRKTSVFGSLQQQPADFPHMPREPMRINQNDVVNPDDPHAMMEARRFPSPRFYIMR; translated from the exons ATGGAGCGGCGAGCCATTCCCCAGGGcattccctgcagctccctgctcctgctgctctgcagcctgaaGGTTTCCCTTGCCTTTCCCAACTCCTCTCCACTGCTGAGTGCCAGCTGGGGCAGTGGAGACCACCTGATGCACCTCTACACCGACACCGAGAGGAGCAGCTTCCACCTCCAAATCAACGCTGATGGCTACGTCGACGGCGCTCCTCACCAAACTATCTACA GTGCCCTAATGATCAGGTCTGAGGGTGCTGGCTCAGTAATAATCACAGGTGTGAAGAGTGGACGTTACCTGTGCATGGACACAAAAGGAAACATATTTGGCTCG CATTACTTCAGCCAAGAGGACTGTGTGTTCAACCACAGGACACTGGAAAACGGGTACGATGTGTACCAGTCCCCCAAACACCGCTTCTTGGTGAGCTTGGGCAGAGTTAAACAAGCCTTCTCCCCTGGTATGAATCCACCACCATACTCCCAGTTCTTGTCCAGGAAGAATGAGATCCCTCTGTTCCGGTTCAACACCCCTGAGCCCCACAGACACACCAGGAGCGCAGACGTTGATCCCGTAGATCCTCACCAGATCCTGGTCCCGCAGAGGAAGACCTCGGTGTTTggttccctgcagcagcagccagcagacTTTCCCCACATGCCCAGGGAGCCCATGAGGATCAACCAGAACGACGTGGTGAACCCCGATGATCCCCACGCTATGATGGAGGCCAGGAGGTTCCCAAGCCCCCGCTTCTACATCATGAGATAA
- the FGF6 gene encoding fibroblast growth factor 6, whose product MATAQRPLITMSCDAGAHRTLPAFLLLGLLAGIAATHPAVSRTNGTLLERGWQSLLSRSMAGMSGEKADVNWESDYLLGIKRQRRLYCNVGIGFHLQILPDGRISGVHNENQYSLFEISTVERGVVSLLGVKSALFIAMNSKGRLYGTAVFQDECKFKETLLPNNYNAYESKVHRGAYIALSKHGRVKRGNKVSPAMTVTHFLPRI is encoded by the exons ATGGCCACGGCACAAAGACCTCTCATCACTATGTCCTGCGACGCCGGCGCTCACCGGACGCTGCCCGCCTTCCTTCTCCTGGGCCTGCTGGCCGGGATTGCCGCCACACACCCAGCTGTAAGCAGAACTAATGGCACATTGCTGGAGAGAGGATGGCAATCTCTGCTGTCCAGGTCCATGGCTGGGATGTCAGGGGAGAAGGCAGATGTGAACTGGGAGAGTGACTATTTGCTAGGAATCAAGAGGCAGCGAAGGCTTTACTGCAACGTGGGCATCGGGTTTCACCTTCAAATCCTCCCAGACGGAAGGATAAGCGGAGTTCACAATGAAAACCAATACA GTCTCTTTGAAATATCCACTGTAGAAAGAGGTGTTGTAAGTCTGCTTGGTGTGAAAAGTGCTCTCTTCATTGCAATGAACAGCAAAGGCAGGTTGTATGGGACG GCTGTTTTCCAAGATGAGTGCAAGTTCAAGGAAACCTTGCTGCCCAATAACTACAACGCATACGAATCCAAGGTTCACCGCGGCGCTTACATAGCCCTGAGCAAACACGGCAGGGTGAAGAGAGGGAACAAGGTTTCTCCTGCCATGACAGTGACCCACTTCCTACCAAGAATATGA